The following are from one region of the Jatrophihabitans telluris genome:
- a CDS encoding magnesium and cobalt transport protein CorA, with translation MPTLPIRPPRLPHRRGGSAVPWIPEVDRTSSLVDCAVYRDGERCEGHPSWQEALADVRRNRSGFVWLGLHEPSERQLEPMAEAFDLHPLAVEDAVHAHQRPKLERYDDALFAVMKTVHYSGGTGPSDAEVVETGEVMAFVGRDFVITVRHGEHGSLRDLRKRLEADPVQLRLGPSVVLHAILDRVVDSYLTVSSELQTDIDEAESSVFSGSSRFSDANRLYVLKREVLALRRAAAPLAGPLRMLAERPVRFVHDDVREYFRDVDDHLTQVVEQVAGFDDLLTTLVSANLAQVSVVQNEDMRKISAWVAIISVPTMVAGIEGMNFDHMPERHWFLSYPAAGALTLLVCFLLHRSFKRNGWL, from the coding sequence ATGCCTACCCTGCCGATCCGACCCCCACGCCTGCCCCACCGGCGCGGCGGAAGTGCTGTGCCCTGGATTCCCGAGGTCGACCGGACTTCGTCGCTGGTCGACTGCGCCGTGTACCGCGACGGCGAACGCTGCGAAGGCCATCCCAGCTGGCAGGAGGCCCTGGCCGACGTCCGCCGAAACCGCTCCGGCTTCGTCTGGTTGGGGCTCCACGAGCCCTCCGAACGCCAACTGGAACCAATGGCTGAGGCTTTCGATCTCCACCCTCTCGCCGTCGAGGACGCGGTCCACGCGCACCAACGGCCCAAACTCGAACGTTATGACGACGCGTTGTTCGCAGTCATGAAGACCGTCCACTACAGCGGCGGAACCGGACCGTCCGACGCCGAGGTGGTCGAGACCGGCGAGGTGATGGCCTTCGTTGGCAGGGACTTTGTGATCACGGTCCGCCACGGCGAACATGGAAGCCTGAGGGATCTACGTAAGCGGTTGGAGGCCGACCCGGTCCAGCTTCGTCTGGGTCCTTCAGTCGTCCTGCACGCGATTCTGGATAGAGTCGTGGACAGCTACCTCACTGTGTCCTCCGAACTGCAGACCGACATCGACGAGGCGGAGTCCTCGGTCTTCTCTGGCTCCTCTCGGTTCAGCGACGCCAATCGTCTGTACGTTCTCAAGCGGGAGGTACTGGCCTTGCGCCGAGCGGCCGCACCGCTCGCCGGACCCCTGCGGATGTTGGCAGAACGGCCGGTGCGCTTCGTCCACGACGACGTTCGGGAATACTTCCGGGACGTCGACGACCACCTGACCCAGGTCGTCGAGCAGGTCGCCGGGTTCGACGACCTGCTGACCACGCTGGTGTCCGCCAACCTCGCTCAGGTGAGCGTGGTGCAGAACGAGGACATGCGCAAGATCAGCGCCTGGGTGGCAATCATCTCGGTGCCGACCATGGTCGCCGGCATCGAAGGCATGAACTTTGACCACATGCCGGAACGGCACTGGTTCCTCAGCTATCCCGCCGCGGGTGCCTTGACACTTCTTGTCTGCTTCTTGCTGCATCGCTCCTTCAAACGCAATGGTTGGTTGTAA
- a CDS encoding WXG100 family type VII secretion target, whose amino-acid sequence MTAGLRVSPEQLGVLGGSCVRTSSEVRGRHSALKAQLSPLFGADWSGAAASQFAALYEQFNASAEALSSALEGIGGLLNQAGASYANVEQQITSSFRL is encoded by the coding sequence ATGACCGCAGGATTGAGGGTTTCACCCGAGCAGCTAGGAGTATTGGGCGGCAGTTGTGTGCGCACCTCGAGCGAGGTTCGTGGTAGGCACAGCGCGTTGAAGGCCCAGTTGAGTCCACTCTTCGGAGCGGACTGGTCGGGGGCGGCGGCATCACAGTTTGCGGCATTGTACGAACAATTCAACGCCAGCGCCGAGGCATTGTCCTCAGCGCTCGAGGGCATCGGCGGCTTGCTCAACCAAGCGGGCGCCAGCTACGCCAACGTGGAGCAACAGATCACCTCGTCCTTCCGGCTCTGA
- a CDS encoding suppressor of fused domain protein gives MPDDGGGVLAVVEAAYRQHFEVAPSRASVSFVGVEPIEILRYSEGDSDHYVSLGMARFPMADPSESIVDERTAPRAELHLIARGRPDRLWRNLAVLAAAPAVEGAVFSAGGRVDLGEPLATSSRCTGFVLVESTLGSVRYPGVADVQFLQAIPATANELAWSRIHSVEALLARWESASVDLEEIFRDAVPLDG, from the coding sequence ATGCCTGATGACGGCGGTGGAGTCCTTGCGGTGGTTGAGGCGGCCTACCGTCAGCACTTCGAGGTGGCCCCCTCACGCGCGTCCGTCTCGTTCGTCGGCGTCGAGCCGATCGAGATTCTGCGCTACAGCGAAGGCGATTCCGACCACTACGTCAGCCTCGGAATGGCGCGTTTTCCAATGGCTGATCCGTCGGAGTCGATCGTCGACGAGCGCACCGCGCCGCGAGCGGAGCTTCACCTCATCGCGCGTGGCAGGCCAGACCGTCTGTGGCGAAATCTCGCCGTGTTGGCTGCTGCACCTGCGGTCGAGGGCGCGGTCTTCTCGGCCGGCGGTCGGGTCGATTTGGGTGAGCCGCTCGCGACCTCGTCGCGGTGCACCGGGTTCGTGCTGGTCGAGTCCACCCTCGGATCCGTCAGATACCCCGGCGTCGCCGATGTGCAGTTCCTACAGGCGATTCCCGCGACAGCGAATGAGCTGGCCTGGTCCCGAATCCACTCGGTGGAGGCGTTGTTGGCGCGGTGGGAATCCGCCTCGGTAGATCTCGAGGAGATCTTTCGCGACGCAGTTCCTCTGGACGGTTGA
- a CDS encoding DUF6912 family protein, protein MRVYVPVTSSILQRLAEQGVLGPAPITAFAVTPGLREWYVDDDLEELEYAASSEAARACLRLLSADDEASRRRIVIAADIAEDRVEVRDELDRGVVAVQVPISLSDCASIHADDDDAEEAVDTAVRNIDAADLGDPEAEFLVDEADGFELSWYATQELSLVLEDMS, encoded by the coding sequence GTGAGGGTGTACGTGCCGGTCACCTCGAGCATCCTGCAGCGCCTGGCCGAGCAGGGCGTGCTGGGTCCCGCGCCGATAACGGCCTTCGCGGTCACCCCGGGGCTACGTGAGTGGTACGTCGACGACGACCTGGAGGAGTTGGAGTACGCGGCCAGCTCCGAGGCCGCACGCGCCTGTCTGCGCTTGCTGTCCGCCGATGACGAAGCGTCGCGCCGGCGGATCGTCATAGCGGCCGACATCGCGGAAGATCGTGTCGAAGTGCGTGACGAGCTCGACCGTGGCGTGGTTGCGGTCCAAGTGCCGATATCGCTGAGTGACTGCGCGTCGATACATGCTGACGACGATGATGCCGAGGAGGCCGTCGACACGGCCGTTCGAAACATCGACGCCGCCGATCTGGGAGATCCGGAGGCAGAGTTTCTGGTAGACGAGGCTGACGGTTTCGAGTTGTCCTGGTACGCAACCCAGGAGCTGTCGCTGGTCCTGGAAGACATGAGCTGA
- a CDS encoding DUF6758 family protein: MYSSDWRCARHGGVLPLKRLHHLDEATLSHVRTRSEVPVWLPDPVPQGWGLSGLATVGDERSRVRATVTSFRGPAPLGGDGEWLIVAEEPGIGLGASYAASGEPELPTRDGAVPAAKLHAEGRPTSLWPVRTTVTDRSSYVGEAAGVWLWLISFPADAGYAVLEDLTLSDARTAALELAAEHPSERIRPNPV; encoded by the coding sequence GTGTACAGCAGCGATTGGCGGTGTGCACGACATGGTGGCGTGCTCCCGCTCAAGCGCTTGCACCATCTCGACGAGGCGACGCTGTCGCACGTCCGCACCCGATCCGAGGTTCCGGTGTGGCTGCCGGATCCGGTGCCCCAGGGCTGGGGGCTGTCCGGACTCGCCACGGTGGGCGACGAGCGGAGCCGGGTCCGGGCGACCGTGACCTCGTTCAGGGGGCCCGCGCCCCTCGGAGGTGACGGCGAGTGGCTGATCGTGGCTGAGGAGCCCGGGATCGGTCTGGGCGCGAGCTACGCCGCTTCGGGCGAACCGGAACTGCCGACGCGTGACGGTGCCGTGCCCGCCGCAAAGCTCCATGCCGAAGGGCGACCAACCAGCCTCTGGCCCGTCCGGACGACAGTCACTGACCGCAGCAGCTACGTCGGGGAGGCCGCTGGCGTCTGGTTGTGGCTGATCAGCTTCCCCGCCGACGCCGGCTACGCCGTCCTTGAGGACTTGACCCTGAGCGACGCCCGCACGGCGGCGCTGGAACTAGCCGCCGAGCATCCCTCGGAGCGGATCCGTCCGAACCCGGTCTGA
- a CDS encoding PH domain-containing protein, whose amino-acid sequence MNDLDRYLLPTETTEVVVRRHWASLTKQGLIAAALIALSMTIVVYAAKTQALAVLGTLLFLGTIGWFGWIVGDWYSERFVITDKRVLLISGLLTKRVAIMPLSKVTDLTYERSIPGRLLGYGVFVVESAGQHQALSRIDFLPHPDELYQQVSSLLFGPRQRIGRGPAPSDGSSRSGGEGYGGGYFAGGYGGDYESSGFGRASGYAPGAADEPTAYYGGMVGGQVQDQSTTPLPKIN is encoded by the coding sequence ATGAATGACCTGGACCGGTACCTTCTGCCGACCGAGACGACCGAGGTCGTCGTTCGTCGGCATTGGGCCAGTCTTACCAAGCAGGGGCTCATTGCGGCGGCCCTGATCGCGCTGTCGATGACGATCGTGGTCTACGCCGCGAAAACCCAGGCGCTCGCCGTGCTCGGCACCCTGCTGTTCCTGGGAACCATCGGCTGGTTCGGGTGGATCGTCGGCGACTGGTACTCCGAGCGCTTCGTGATCACCGATAAGCGAGTCCTGCTCATTAGCGGGCTGCTCACCAAAAGGGTAGCGATCATGCCCCTGAGCAAAGTGACGGACTTGACCTACGAGCGATCCATCCCTGGGCGGCTCCTGGGTTACGGCGTTTTCGTGGTGGAATCGGCCGGACAGCATCAGGCCCTGAGCCGGATCGACTTCCTCCCGCACCCCGACGAGCTCTACCAGCAGGTATCCAGCCTGTTGTTCGGCCCACGGCAACGAATTGGCCGTGGCCCTGCCCCGTCCGATGGCTCGTCCCGCTCCGGGGGCGAAGGTTACGGCGGGGGCTACTTCGCCGGCGGCTACGGCGGGGACTATGAATCCAGTGGCTTCGGTAGGGCCTCGGGCTACGCACCCGGAGCGGCCGACGAACCGACCGCCTACTACGGTGGGATGGTCGGTGGGCAGGTACAGGACCAGTCGACCACCCCGCTTCCCAAGATCAACTGA
- a CDS encoding FtsK/SpoIIIE domain-containing protein, with product MRIPLSIHDPAFGELDILVTANPAAPVSELLVALSEALMTAPTAEQARRGWPTSAQPTVGDLGLQPGCRLSTDGQSVTVTEPASASPRSGGIELALTAGPSSGTVFPLPRGRTVLGRSGTAEIVVDDPELSREHLELVLGHSGIELADLASTNGTYLNGVPLRGRTSTASGRSIRAGRHVFDIRAVAGPTNEPQNPGPDGTVMIPAGGAAPTRATTAPAPSSATADRADELIVSEPKPRLGLLAAALPAAGGLALAVYMKNPQFLAFSLLSPVTVLASGLADRWGWRRKQRVLAKESRERAELQVRARVEEQRTIERQVRLRSPDAVAVARIAADRSDRLWERAQGDPEFLHVRVGVANAGTGQLASGSAGQSESVRGVVEGNMMPAPIRDTDGAVSPISDIPVCVDLAARPLIFTGPRPDSRRTAAWIVSQVLVLHAPSRVRVWLVLGADGPDEILPATDAWRWLRWSEGLDHTASTEDTAEEALQRAARVMDERANLSAPAHNGVWAGTWIVLVVDSEPTLARSAILHRVIREGNRYGITVIVLDGPARGQLAGQDPDQTWLGTAVPTPTAAPVAELAPFAGKPGWWRLLNGTGSAMAVLVPDGVDERWCEALGRSLAPLRELAAGQSPDGEAESVRLLDLWPDSSGEPERVADRWRLAPDWRIPIGRDPEGHSSMFDLRQDGPHLLVAGTTGSGKSELLKTIVASLALAAAPSDLGLILIDYKGGAAFAECARLPQVCGVVTDLDGHLTQRALRCLSAELRRREKLFALAGVAEFDQYRGEQSAPGLQRLVIVVDEFAALNQELPEFITGLVGIAQRGRSLGVHLILATQRPAGVVSADIKANVSARICLRVNDIAESLDVIGSPDATAISQATPGRALLRSSGSSGGLRPFQTALTSRLAHVDKVSVEVMDTWHRSRSDRAASERLSDLEKLAETLSKAAAVHGEPVQATPWLPPLPDRLEGTDLQLGTPAPAGTVPIGLVDVPDEQTQQPFTIDAAAGGSIAFIGSARSGRTSALLSIAAGVLRQPSARGAHLYIVDCGQGGLRPLSEHGRCGAYLTDADLPEVSLLLDRLAALFRARRASDLPAPPVLVLVDGWEQLATASDEFNAGRTMEQLLSLLRDSRSAGVLMAVSGDRTLLGLRASAVMTDRLLLRLNDRNDYLMTGLQARDLPATFPPGRAVLAQCGREVQLVLPPADSDTFWPTNDQPGRDGRSLRANDPDKDGSPADEGPPLIRIVALPQAVVGHPPPPASPSRVTFAVGGDQALPIELDLSGPGRHLLICGPPGSGRSTALETILHQSRSYSSVVALISTAASYIDPSLTPGIEILDPRSPDVATRLARLTQGQRAVIGVDNVDDLDDPALEDALVGGLARDGVTVLASCRTESAHVAYGGLLLALRRRRRGLVLRPEINDGALFGASPAPRQAAGRAGRGLVYGVGGYPSGCPVQVIQLPCAGGRQ from the coding sequence ATGCGCATCCCGCTCAGCATTCACGATCCCGCGTTCGGGGAACTCGACATCCTGGTGACCGCGAACCCGGCCGCACCCGTGTCAGAGCTCCTCGTCGCGCTTTCCGAGGCCCTGATGACGGCGCCCACTGCAGAGCAGGCGCGGCGCGGCTGGCCGACAAGCGCGCAGCCGACTGTCGGTGACCTGGGCCTCCAGCCCGGATGTCGGCTCTCGACCGACGGGCAATCAGTGACCGTGACGGAACCGGCGTCCGCCTCACCCCGCTCGGGCGGTATCGAACTAGCCCTCACAGCCGGGCCCAGTTCAGGGACGGTTTTCCCCCTTCCCCGCGGCCGAACCGTTCTTGGCCGCTCCGGCACCGCCGAGATCGTGGTTGACGATCCTGAACTTTCCCGCGAGCACCTGGAGTTGGTGCTCGGCCACTCAGGTATCGAGCTAGCTGATCTGGCTTCCACCAACGGCACCTACCTCAACGGTGTTCCCCTACGTGGAAGAACGAGTACGGCCTCGGGTAGATCCATCAGAGCAGGGCGGCACGTATTCGATATCCGAGCCGTCGCGGGGCCAACGAACGAGCCACAGAACCCCGGACCGGACGGCACTGTGATGATCCCCGCCGGTGGCGCGGCACCGACTCGGGCGACAACCGCCCCGGCCCCTAGCTCCGCCACCGCCGACCGCGCGGACGAGCTCATCGTCAGTGAACCCAAACCGCGGCTGGGGCTACTGGCCGCGGCGCTCCCGGCAGCCGGCGGTCTGGCCCTCGCCGTGTACATGAAGAATCCGCAATTTCTGGCCTTCAGCCTGTTGAGCCCGGTGACCGTCCTGGCTTCTGGTCTCGCGGACCGATGGGGTTGGCGACGCAAGCAGCGCGTGCTGGCAAAGGAGTCGCGCGAACGCGCGGAACTGCAGGTGCGGGCACGTGTGGAGGAGCAGCGCACGATCGAGCGACAAGTGCGGCTGCGTAGTCCGGATGCCGTCGCGGTTGCTCGGATCGCCGCCGATCGGTCTGACCGCCTCTGGGAGCGCGCTCAGGGGGATCCCGAATTCCTGCACGTGAGAGTGGGCGTGGCGAACGCTGGAACCGGACAGCTCGCATCCGGCAGCGCTGGACAGTCCGAGAGTGTGCGCGGCGTGGTCGAAGGCAACATGATGCCTGCCCCGATCAGGGACACAGACGGCGCAGTGTCGCCAATCAGCGACATTCCAGTGTGCGTCGACCTCGCTGCGCGGCCGCTCATTTTCACGGGTCCGAGACCCGACAGCCGTCGGACGGCCGCCTGGATCGTCTCCCAAGTGTTGGTGCTTCACGCGCCGAGTCGAGTGCGAGTCTGGCTTGTGCTCGGCGCTGATGGCCCTGACGAGATACTCCCCGCGACCGATGCCTGGCGGTGGCTCAGGTGGAGTGAAGGGCTCGACCACACTGCCTCCACCGAGGACACCGCCGAGGAGGCTCTCCAGCGCGCGGCACGAGTAATGGACGAGAGGGCGAACTTGTCCGCTCCGGCCCATAACGGTGTTTGGGCCGGTACATGGATCGTGCTTGTCGTCGACTCGGAACCGACGTTGGCACGATCGGCGATTCTCCATCGGGTAATTCGGGAGGGAAACCGTTACGGAATAACGGTCATCGTGCTTGATGGCCCCGCGCGAGGGCAGCTCGCCGGGCAGGATCCTGACCAGACATGGCTCGGTACCGCGGTGCCGACACCCACGGCGGCGCCCGTAGCCGAACTGGCCCCATTCGCCGGGAAGCCGGGGTGGTGGCGATTGTTGAACGGAACAGGCTCCGCAATGGCCGTGCTCGTTCCTGACGGAGTCGACGAACGATGGTGCGAAGCTCTGGGACGATCCCTCGCTCCACTGCGCGAACTGGCTGCGGGACAGAGCCCGGACGGCGAAGCCGAGTCGGTGCGCCTACTCGACTTGTGGCCGGATTCGAGCGGCGAACCAGAACGCGTAGCCGACCGCTGGAGGCTCGCGCCTGATTGGCGTATCCCCATCGGTCGCGACCCCGAGGGACACTCGTCGATGTTCGACCTACGGCAGGATGGTCCCCATCTTCTCGTCGCCGGGACTACGGGCTCCGGTAAGTCGGAATTACTCAAGACGATTGTCGCGAGCCTCGCCCTCGCCGCAGCACCAAGCGATCTCGGTCTCATCCTCATCGACTACAAGGGTGGCGCAGCATTCGCCGAGTGTGCTCGTCTACCCCAGGTGTGCGGAGTCGTTACCGACCTCGACGGCCACCTCACTCAACGGGCACTGCGCTGTCTGAGCGCCGAATTGCGGCGACGTGAGAAACTCTTCGCGCTGGCTGGGGTCGCAGAATTCGACCAGTACCGTGGCGAGCAGTCCGCGCCTGGCCTGCAGCGCCTCGTGATAGTCGTCGATGAATTCGCTGCCCTCAACCAGGAGCTTCCCGAGTTCATCACGGGTCTGGTCGGCATTGCCCAGCGGGGGCGATCCCTAGGGGTGCACTTGATTCTGGCGACTCAACGTCCCGCCGGGGTGGTCTCGGCCGACATCAAGGCCAATGTCTCCGCGCGGATCTGTCTGCGGGTGAACGACATCGCCGAGTCACTCGACGTCATCGGGAGCCCGGACGCTACGGCCATCTCGCAGGCCACACCGGGCCGTGCGTTGCTGCGGAGCTCGGGGAGCTCGGGGGGCCTGCGACCCTTTCAGACCGCGCTCACCAGCCGTCTCGCCCACGTCGACAAGGTCTCGGTCGAGGTAATGGACACGTGGCACCGGAGCCGGTCCGACCGAGCGGCCAGCGAGCGGCTCAGCGATCTCGAGAAGCTAGCTGAGACATTGAGCAAAGCGGCAGCGGTACACGGCGAGCCGGTTCAAGCCACGCCATGGCTGCCACCCCTGCCGGACCGGCTCGAGGGTACCGATCTACAGCTCGGCACGCCCGCACCAGCCGGTACGGTGCCGATTGGCCTCGTCGACGTACCAGACGAACAGACCCAACAGCCCTTCACCATTGATGCCGCCGCGGGTGGGTCCATCGCCTTCATCGGGTCCGCGCGGTCCGGTCGCACGTCGGCGCTGCTGTCGATAGCTGCGGGGGTATTGCGCCAACCGTCGGCACGCGGCGCCCATCTCTACATCGTCGATTGCGGACAGGGGGGCCTGCGCCCGCTGAGCGAGCACGGGCGCTGTGGGGCGTACCTGACCGATGCCGACCTGCCGGAGGTCTCGTTACTGCTCGACCGGTTGGCCGCGTTGTTTCGTGCGCGGCGAGCCAGCGACCTTCCTGCGCCACCCGTCCTTGTCCTTGTGGACGGCTGGGAGCAGCTAGCGACAGCGAGCGATGAGTTCAACGCCGGGCGAACGATGGAACAGCTGCTGTCGTTGTTGCGTGATAGCCGTTCGGCGGGCGTGTTGATGGCCGTCAGTGGCGACCGCACGCTTCTCGGACTTCGTGCGAGCGCCGTGATGACTGACCGGCTCCTCTTGCGCCTGAACGATCGAAATGACTATCTGATGACCGGCCTGCAGGCTCGGGATCTGCCGGCGACCTTTCCTCCAGGACGAGCGGTCCTGGCCCAATGCGGGCGTGAGGTTCAGCTCGTTCTGCCGCCGGCCGACAGCGACACCTTCTGGCCGACGAACGACCAGCCCGGCCGAGACGGCCGTTCGCTTCGGGCAAACGATCCCGACAAGGACGGCTCACCCGCGGACGAGGGGCCGCCCCTGATTCGCATCGTCGCGCTGCCACAGGCCGTCGTAGGCCACCCACCGCCTCCTGCCTCACCGAGTCGGGTGACCTTCGCGGTCGGCGGTGACCAGGCGCTGCCGATCGAGCTCGACCTGTCCGGGCCGGGGCGGCACCTGTTGATCTGTGGACCGCCAGGCAGCGGGCGAAGCACCGCACTGGAGACGATCCTGCACCAATCACGCAGCTACTCGTCTGTGGTGGCACTGATCTCGACCGCCGCAAGCTATATCGACCCGTCGCTCACCCCAGGTATCGAGATCCTTGATCCCCGGTCTCCGGACGTAGCCACCAGGCTAGCGAGGTTGACCCAGGGACAGCGTGCCGTGATCGGTGTCGACAACGTCGACGACCTCGATGATCCTGCGCTGGAGGATGCGCTGGTCGGAGGTCTTGCGCGGGACGGCGTCACGGTGCTGGCGAGCTGCCGGACCGAATCAGCACACGTGGCCTACGGGGGCCTGCTGCTCGCGCTACGGCGACGGCGTCGCGGGCTCGTGTTGCGGCCCGAGATCAACGACGGCGCGCTCTTCGGAGCGAGCCCAGCGCCTCGACAGGCTGCCGGCCGAGCGGGGCGCGGACTGGTTTACGGCGTCGGCGGGTACCCCAGCGGCTGCCCGGTACAGGTGATTCAGCTTCCTTGCGCAGGTGGGCGGCAGTGA
- a CDS encoding MaoC family dehydratase yields MQFGRSYEEFEVGATYKHWPGKTITEADDHLFCLITMNHHPLHLDANYAEHSTQFGKNVVVGNLIYSVLLGQSVADISGKAIANLEIESLKHVAPTFHGDTIYGETTVLDKWESKSKDDRGVVYVETMGYKQDGTVVCTFRRKVMVPKQSYLDARGGEQPARPTPVI; encoded by the coding sequence ATGCAGTTCGGACGTAGCTACGAGGAGTTCGAGGTGGGGGCCACCTACAAGCACTGGCCCGGTAAGACCATCACCGAAGCCGATGACCACCTGTTTTGCCTCATCACCATGAATCATCACCCGCTGCATCTCGACGCCAACTACGCCGAGCACAGCACCCAGTTCGGCAAGAACGTCGTGGTCGGCAACCTCATCTACTCCGTCCTGCTCGGCCAGTCTGTCGCCGACATCTCAGGCAAGGCGATTGCCAACCTCGAGATCGAGTCGCTCAAACACGTGGCCCCGACCTTTCACGGCGACACCATCTACGGCGAGACCACTGTCCTCGACAAGTGGGAATCGAAGTCGAAGGACGATCGTGGCGTGGTTTACGTGGAGACCATGGGCTACAAGCAGGACGGAACCGTCGTCTGCACCTTCCGACGCAAAGTCATGGTGCCCAAGCAGAGCTACCTCGACGCCCGCGGTGGCGAGCAACCAGCCCGTCCGACGCCGGTGATCTGA